In Rathayibacter sp. VKM Ac-2762, one DNA window encodes the following:
- a CDS encoding glycosyltransferase, producing MRITVLAVGSRGDVQPMVVLAAELRERGHDVLVAAPDDLVPMASALGLDAVPLGFDVRAFLQSGEGQAWLASGDTRSYLRGLLRQKVELSSVLQPAMVRAAAGADLLLAANLVLDEASCIAEAAGIPVIGMHFVPRRSNPRYPAVTVTARRLPRPLPRLTHLIADRVERRATAGYVNDLRLALGLPPTTLPVSRRLADRGAWELQVYSSVLVPGLEGWPERRPITGFIRATPEQHALWGDAGADDSLDAWLDAGDPPVFFGFGSMPVGEPGPVLALLDQVCRDLRVRGLVGAGWSDFADRAPSTRDRLRVVGALDHRAVLPRCVAAVHHGGAGTTAESLIAGLPTVIAAVFSDQPFWGRRVTELGVGSTFAFVDLSADRLVAALRPLLREEAGRRARTVGAALAREDGVRAAADAVERSVSAGVR from the coding sequence ATGCGCATCACGGTCCTGGCGGTCGGGTCTCGAGGAGACGTCCAGCCGATGGTGGTCCTCGCCGCCGAGCTGCGCGAGCGCGGACACGACGTCCTGGTGGCTGCACCGGACGACCTCGTGCCGATGGCGTCCGCGCTCGGCCTCGACGCCGTCCCGCTCGGCTTCGACGTGCGGGCGTTCCTCCAGTCGGGCGAGGGGCAGGCGTGGCTCGCCTCCGGAGACACCCGGAGCTACCTCCGCGGCCTGCTGCGGCAGAAGGTCGAGCTCAGCAGCGTGCTGCAGCCCGCGATGGTGCGGGCGGCGGCGGGTGCCGACCTCCTCCTCGCCGCCAACCTCGTCCTCGACGAGGCCTCGTGCATCGCGGAGGCCGCGGGGATCCCCGTCATCGGGATGCACTTCGTGCCGCGGCGCTCCAACCCGCGCTACCCCGCCGTCACCGTGACCGCCCGGAGACTCCCCCGCCCTCTCCCCCGCCTCACGCACCTCATCGCCGATCGCGTCGAGCGGCGGGCGACGGCGGGCTACGTGAACGACCTGCGGCTCGCGCTCGGCCTCCCTCCGACGACCCTGCCGGTCAGCCGGCGCCTCGCGGACCGGGGCGCCTGGGAACTGCAGGTGTACAGCTCCGTGCTGGTGCCCGGCCTCGAGGGGTGGCCGGAGCGCCGGCCGATCACCGGGTTCATCCGCGCGACACCCGAGCAGCACGCGCTGTGGGGCGATGCGGGCGCGGACGACTCCCTCGACGCCTGGCTCGACGCGGGCGACCCCCCGGTGTTCTTCGGCTTCGGGAGCATGCCCGTCGGCGAGCCCGGCCCCGTGCTCGCCCTGCTCGACCAGGTGTGCCGCGACCTCAGGGTCCGCGGTCTCGTCGGCGCGGGCTGGAGCGACTTCGCCGACCGCGCGCCCTCGACCCGGGACCGGCTCCGCGTCGTCGGCGCTCTCGACCACCGCGCCGTCCTCCCCCGCTGCGTCGCGGCCGTCCACCACGGCGGCGCGGGGACCACGGCGGAGTCGCTGATCGCCGGCCTCCCGACCGTGATCGCCGCCGTCTTCAGCGATCAGCCGTTCTGGGGGCGCCGCGTGACCGAGCTCGGGGTCGGGTCGACGTTCGCGTTCGTCGACCTCTCCGCCGACCGGCTCGTCGCCGCGCTCCGGCCCCTGCTCAGGGAGGAGGCCGGGAGGCGGGCGCGAACCGTCGGCGCGGCGCTCGCCCGCGAGGACGGGGTGCGGGCCGCGGCGGACGCCGTCGAGCGCTCGGTGAGTGCCGGCGTCCGCTGA
- a CDS encoding MBL fold metallo-hydrolase, which produces MSGSARRSRVRMRTTAVAPGVLFVEGPLSNWTVLTGHGSVELVDCGYPRDLRLVERSIALAGGRMQDLRRILITHGHSDHLGSSRLLARTRGVAVATGPVEAANVRREIEEQVTLRELLPVLHRPRTIDWVLRAVAAGGLGRVGVPTAVELAGTELALTTGHTLRVVPSPGHTSGHTAYLEPSAGVLIAGDALVTGHPLLDSDGLQLLPGFFHADPDEAAAAGRHLRELPTHWILPGHGAPLKVGEAAA; this is translated from the coding sequence ATGAGCGGGAGCGCGCGCCGCAGCCGCGTGAGGATGCGGACGACCGCGGTCGCGCCCGGCGTCCTCTTCGTCGAGGGGCCGCTGTCGAACTGGACGGTCCTCACGGGGCACGGCTCCGTCGAGCTGGTCGACTGCGGCTATCCCCGCGACCTGCGGCTCGTCGAGAGGTCGATCGCGCTCGCGGGAGGGCGGATGCAGGACCTGCGGAGGATCCTGATCACCCACGGCCACTCGGACCACCTCGGCAGCAGCCGTCTGCTGGCGCGGACCCGCGGAGTCGCGGTGGCGACAGGCCCGGTGGAGGCGGCGAACGTGCGCCGGGAGATCGAGGAGCAGGTGACACTGCGGGAGCTCCTCCCGGTGCTGCACCGACCGCGGACGATCGACTGGGTGCTCCGCGCCGTCGCGGCGGGCGGCCTCGGCCGGGTCGGGGTGCCGACCGCCGTCGAGCTCGCCGGCACGGAGCTGGCGCTCACCACCGGGCACACCCTCCGCGTGGTCCCGAGCCCCGGGCACACGAGCGGGCACACCGCGTACCTCGAGCCGTCCGCGGGAGTCCTGATCGCCGGGGACGCGCTGGTCACCGGCCATCCCCTGCTGGACTCCGACGGCCTGCAGCTGCTCCCCGGCTTCTTCCACGCCGATCCGGACGAGGCCGCTGCCGCCGGGCGGCACCTGCGCGAGCTGCCCACGCACTGGATCCTGCCCGGGCACGGAGCGCCGCTGAAGGTCGGCGAGGCGGCAGCGTGA